The nucleotide sequence GTGACAACCTTGTGCTATGATCCAGTGATAACCAGcattattaatacacaagtgggttggttcaaagattttaattgttttaatccaggtATTGCTTCCATTTGAGCTTTCCAAGAACTGACCAAAGTTCTGGATTTCCCAGCAACGTTTATAGACCTGGGTAGTGATTGGGAGAAAGATACGTCTGACCCCTTGTACTAGGGTTGAACCTAAGGTTGCCCATGGTTCTTTTCCCATTTCATGTTTGCTGACCTGCAAAATAACTTGTGAAGCCTCAACATGGGCATACTGAATTTGCTCAGCTGTGAGGTTTATTTCCTCTAATATTTTTCCCAATTGAAGGTCTCCCCATTTGGGTTTTGGGGAAGTAAGACCATCAATAAAGTGAGTAAGCTGTTCTATTCTTGCTAGAACCTGTATTTTCTCATCAGTTGTGGATATGGCATCAATCCCTAACTGTAAGGTTTGAGCTAAGTAATCCCTTAATTGAAAAATACCTGCTCTTAGCTGATATTCATTGGATTGAATACCTTTTATAGCAGTTTTAATTCTATCATTAAGATTAAGGAATGTATTTTGAACCTCCTGTTTCAAAGCATTCCTGCGCTTTCTGTTGGCTGTTCTCATCACCCAAGCGGGCAAGGGAAATGAGTCATTCAGCCATTTTGTCTGTACAATTAAATCTAACACAGAAGTAACCTCAGTGTCATTTAACCCCTCAGCTAAACCCCTGATACAGGCAGCGGTCAAAGACCGGCCTAGCACAggtgcattttgaaaaaaattagccTCCTGAGTAAAGAAGGGTCCCCATACCCTATTAGAAAACCTTTTATTACAAAGATTAACCTGATATTGCCAACTAGGGCAACAAAAGCAATTCTTCTGGGTGGACGAGGAACGGGTACAAAAGAATGGATTATTCCCACACGCATTATTCCACAAagataaattataaaaagaaattccACGCCAATGTGTAAAAGAGACAGGTAATTCATCACAAAAGACATGATAATGTgtactatttaaaaacagaatttcatAAGGTAGTCTACAAACATAAGAAAGAGAGTCCTTAATCATTGGAAGGGGGAATCCTGTATCCTCTCCCCCCCATGTGGAATAATTAGCGTAAGAAAGAGTTACCTCAGGAAAGATGTCCATCCAGGAGAAAATGAGACCTTTAATCAAACCTGAAAATTCATAATTAGAGCCAGACAAGGAGTCCTCCAGAGGCACCTTCGAAAGGGGATTGATGCAGGCACAAGATCCATTATGAAAACAAGGACGAAGGGCAAACAGCCGCTGGAACTGTTCAGAAGCACCAATATGTGGTTGAGAGCAGTGCTGCAGTTTCCAGGATGGAGTTTCAAGGATCCCAGTAAGATTGACACTCACTGCTCTGAAACCCAGGAACAAGTTCTGATATCTAATCGAACAGAACTCTGCACGGAAGCCATCAAGAGGAGATTCCGAAGTGATggaagaaagctgcagggaggaacGCTCCAGCTGCAGAAACAGAGCAACAAGTCTGGACTCTAGACCCGCAGGCAGGGACTCCGGAGAGATGCCTTGCCAAACCTGGTGAGTGTAAAACCTGAAAGGAACATCAATATGCAATAAAACAGGATCTTGCACCAGCCAGCCATGGTATGGAACAAGAATAACACCAGAAGGCAAAGGCACTGCCAGAAGAGACAAAGGCTCAGAAGGTGAGCGCTTACTGACATGTGAGTGTGAATAACGGAGCTCCTGTGAAGCTGCGGGAGAAAAGGTGGAATGCAGCTGGGTATTAGATAAGAGATAAAATAGTGAGATAGGAGATGCAATAATTAAAAGCACCCAGCAAGCAATAACATACTTACAATAAGGTCTGTAAAAAAGAAACACAGCATGCAAAAAGGTACTGATTGGGGAACAAACCATACAGCATGCAAGCAAAAGCTTCTGCTGAAAGCGAGTGAAACATGGAGGACGCTCAGATGCGGGACAAGCTACACTGAGAACGACCTGATCTTCCTGCTCCGGGGTAGGCACAGCCATGTCACCGCTGAGAATGACATCAATTGCTGGAGCAGTGGGAGCGCTGGGCAGCGGTAGATCCTCCTGACCCATTGGCATCAGCGGAAACTGCGGATGCAGCAGAGGCTGGGGGTTGAACCGAGGCTCTGGTACCGGAAAACCCCAATGTCTCGGATACCAACTTGACATCTCTAATGGACACAACTTTCCTATTCTTTGGATCCTCAGAGTCAGAAAGCAACAGTCCCGAGTCACCTAGAAATTCTGTAACAATAAAGGGATTAGACCAGTATGGTTCTAAAGAGCCACGAACATGCGTTTTGCTCAAAACTACGGAACCAATCTGAAAAGGATTTGGACTCCGAGAGGCCTTGTCAGAAGTAACCATAGCTTCTGAGGAGGCCATATTTTCAAGCATAGAGAACCCAAAGAGAGACATAGCGGGAGCTTCATGATTGGCAGTGATGGTACTATTAATCCGGATTTGGATCTCCGGAAGATGAAGGTACCAATTACTGGGGTTAGATTGCAATGCAAAAATTTGCAGACTACGCTTAACCTCACCATTAATCCTTTCAACCATTCCATTAGATTCTGGACGATGTGGGTAGGAGAATCGATGAGTAACGCTATGATCAGCACAAAAGGTCTCAACCTCAGCATTTTTAAAGGCTGGACCGCCGTCTGTgcaaagaaactgaaaaggcaaaatACCAAATACAATAGCCAGACGGTTAACAGTCACAATAGCAGTAATGCGTTTCTGTGCAAATAGAAACACAAAGCCAGTAAAGGAATCAAGTACAACCAAAATATGTCTGTAACCACGGGAAGAAGTAAGGGGACCAACATGATCCATATAGACCACCTGCCCTGGTCTAATTCCCCGTGGAAGTGTCCCTTCAACATAAGGGTGTCCAGTCCGTTTGGGATTTGTGCGCTGACAATCCAAACAGTCACTGACCATTTTCTTTGCCTGACTtctagtcaaaaccccatctgAATGCTGGCACAAAGTAGCCGCATTCAAATGTAAGGAGCCATGCCTAGCAAGACGTGCCCTTACAGTTATCTCTTGCTGAGAGGCAGCCAATTTAGCTGCTTCATCTGCCAAAGAATTGTAACGAGAGTACCAGCCCACGGTCTGGTGAGCAGGCACATGCAAGACAAGCACCTGCACAGTAAGTTTCTGTGAAATAGAAAAAATTaatctccagtgagctctgtgtgCAATAGGCTTGCCTGTAACATCTAAAAAGTCACTGTTTTCCCACACTTTCATATGTGAATTAAACCCAGACACCACATATGTAGAATCAGAACAAACCATAACGGATCTTTCAGGATCCAAATTGGGCGTTTGCTCAATATGTGTCAAAGCCTTTTGAAAGGCAATCAGCTCCGCCTGCTGTGAACTCATATCACCTAATCGCCAAGTATGTGTGGCAAAGACTTTCCACCGACCCCTTTTATTAGGAGTTAAAATAACATTAGCTGCACCAGCAAAAAATGCAGTAAGATAGTCACCCGAGGGTGTGGCAGAACCATCAGTAAAAATTACCAATTGAACCTTCTGATAAATAGGAGGAAGGAGCCTATCCGTCTCAGTAGTTAAGCAAAGATCCTCACAAGTTAAAATAATGTCAGAATCAGCCAAACCATTCTGATAATGGAATTGCACATCGTCTCTATATTGATCAGCATGCCATTGCACCCAGCGTGTGGAGAGAGCCCTACTCTCTGGGAGGGAATGGCGAGTGACAGCCTGTAACTGAGGAATCCCAGTATAACAATGAATAATCTTACCCTGAGCAAGAGCAGAGACTTTAGACAGGCAATATCTGACAGCCGTCAGTGTACGCTCCACAACATTAAATTTCCTCTCAGgctgagagaaagtatgtgtaatATAACATATGGGCTGAGATTCAGCATGGTTACTGATTGTAGCCAAGAAATGAGAGTCAGAAACCTGCAACGTGACATCTAAATCTTTAGATGATTTACGGTGCGCCAAAGGGGCTGAAACTTTGACAGCCTCTTGCAGCGCTCTCAAACATTCAGAATGAACAGCAGTCCAATCACGTGCCACAACGGCATCTCCTTTAAGCAAATCATACAAGGGGGCTGCTAATGAGGCAAAACTAGGCACAGTTTTACGTGCAAAATTAAGTGTCCCCATGATTACTTGCAATTGGCGAGATGTCTTAGGCACCGGGAAGGATATAATCTTTTCTTGGAGGGTGGGGGCAAGGCTAGCACCTGCCACCCCGATTAAAAATCCCAGAAACTTAACTTCCTCAAAACCAATTCTGGCTTTGGCAAAATTAACTACAAAGCCTTCCTCACCCAGTACCTGTATTAGTTGAACTACAGAATCCCAAAGCACATCCAGCTTATCAGAAGCCAGATATATATCATCAACATAAGGAACAGCATTATCAATGTTATGTCGTTGAAGGAGTTCCTCAACGgcagcagaaaataaaacaggggaatttttaaaaccctGAGGGAGCCTGGTATACTGATACTGCTTACCCCTGAATGTGAATGCAGTGACAGGGGAAGTGCTAATCGGAATACTCCAAAACCCATTAGCTAAATCCAAGGTGGCTTTCCACCTAGGACGTGGCAAATTATCAATTGTAGATGCAGGATTCAACGTCTGAGCGGCAACTGTCTCAGAAGAGGCGTTAAGTACTCTATAGTCAATGACCATACGAGTACTCCCATTTGGTTTGGGcacaggaaggaggggtgaattAAATTCAGAATATTCCTCAATTAAAACACCCTGAGTAAGTTTCTgagaaataataatatttaaatcatTGTAGAATTTCTTATGGACAGGATACTGTTTTTGAGGACTGAAAGGCTTATTTAAAACTATCTCTATCGGCTTAGGGGTCTGCACTAAACCAGTGTGGGTATGATAGAGCTGAACGACTCCTAACTTAAGCCATTCAGTAAACAAATTCTGCAGCTCAGCCTCTCCAATGATGGATTTGAGCTGAGGAGAAAATGAAGCTTTTACAGCCTCAAAGCCATAAAGGGGGGTCCTCCAACATCATAGAAGGCaaaacaggcacagcagcctgtgtgaaATAAATTGCAAAAGGATCCTCCTCATCAAATAAACATGCCACTTTTATGGTACGGGACCCTTTGAAGTAAGGGGAAAAGATTTCTACAGTCGCTAAGGGAGCTTGAGACTGCTTCCCTGCAAACATAGTAATTGtgacattttcatttaaatattgaattgtaTCCCATTCTCTAGTCAGGATATTAATTGTAGTACCTGAGTCCATCATGCCCACAAATAGATCACCCTGCTCCCTATTCTGGATCCACAGGGGGTTTAGACGTGGAGCCAGCATTGCCATGGAAAGTGGCTCGCTTCACAGGCTTTTTGTgagaagaagggggagggcggtCTGCCTTAGTTACAGCTCCGGACACCGCTGGAGGtttctcaggagctggaaagcggGCAGGAGGGGTCCCACGATTATCCCTCACAGGATAGCGGGGAACCCACCCAGTATTAGAGGGATTTCGTGGAGGGGGGGGTGTATAATCCTGTCTAGAATTCCCAAACCCCCTATTGTCCCTCTGATTTCTATCCTGGGAAGAAGGATTCCTAAAATGAAAACTCACCCGTCTTGAGTTTTCTCAGGCTGAGTGCGCTGGatctccctgcccctttcctggGTCTGTCAGACCCTGGCTGAGCCTGTTTAAGTGGCTTAGAAGGTATTAATGGACGACCAGCCGCCTCGAAGACTTGCTGGATAATGAATGGGAACTGCTCATGTCGATCTGCCGGGGCCAATGCACTTAAACGATTACTAAGATCAATACGAATAGAGGTATCAGGCATgacgtcttttaaaatctcccatacTTGATCAAAATTACTCATAGTAACCAGCATGCCAAGAGAATATGCAGCTGAAATACCAAACTTTTGCAAAATATGACGCAGCACTTCACCGAGATTTGTGATTAACGGTTTCCCAAATATCGAACGATAAGTCCACCCGTAATAACTCCCCCAACTTTCgcagaatgaggggggaggaacCAAATTCTGTGGCATCAGAGTAGAAATAATATAATGTCTGGTACGAGAATTACAGGCACCAGTGACAGCTTCAAGCGCGACTAGTCTAGTGGCCAGATGTTCAGGTATCAGATTAACATCAGCTGGAAGCGTCCCCAAAGCCCGCCTTACTCTATCTGCTTTTCGATCAATCTCACTACGGGTCCCGAATTCTCCAGGCGTCCCCAAAGAAAACGAGGTTTGTCCGTAATGATCTCTGAGCGTTTGAAAGCAGTGCAATAGGGCATTGTAAAACGCATTCTTTTTCCCTGCCGGAATTTGATCCACAGGCGGGGCATCAAAGGACAAAATAGCATCAAGAGGCGGACGCGGTTCAGTGAACGCCAAGCCCCCTCTTTTTTCAGAAACCGGAATTACCGGATTCTCTACAAATAAGCATTTACCAAGTGAAAAAGACATCTGACAATCAGGGAGAGCAAAAGGAACAAAATCCTCTTCCGCTCTTCTATGTAGCCCCTGGTGTCTGCCCTGTGCAGTAAGAGCTTTTAAACGACAAATGTCAACATGAAAGCACGGTGACGAGTCACTGGCCACTTGTAAATGCAGGACAAAG is from Rhinatrema bivittatum chromosome 2, aRhiBiv1.1, whole genome shotgun sequence and encodes:
- the LOC115084735 gene encoding uncharacterized protein LOC115084735 — its product is MSSWYPRHWGFPVPEPRFNPQPLLHPQFPLMPMGQEDLPLPSAPTAPAIDVILSGDMAVPTPEQEDQVVLSVACPASERPPCFTRFQQKLLLACCMVCSPISTFLHAVFLFYRPYCKYVIACWVLLIIASPISLFYLLSNTQLHSTFSPAASQELRYSHSHVSKRSPSEPLSLLAVPLPSGVILVPYHGWLVQDPVLLHIDVPFRFYTHQVWQGISPESLPAGLESRLVALFLQLERSSLQLSSITSESPLDGFRAEFCSIRYQNLFLGFRAVSVNLTGILETPSWKLQHCSQPHIGASEQFQRLFALRPCFHNGSCACINPLSKVPLEDSLSGSNYEFSGLIKGLIFSWMDIFPERN